A genomic window from Chlorobium phaeobacteroides DSM 266 includes:
- a CDS encoding amino acid permease: MKHLFRKKTLAVLLEEVQGENRLKRILGPVALTSLGVGAIIGTGIFVLIGVAAHDKAGPAVTLSFAIAGLACIFAALCYAEFASMAPVAGSAYTYAYATLGELFAWIIGWDLILEYAVASATVAHGWSHYFQDFIGIFGLGVPELLSRAPLDFDPATGMLTGTGALFDLPAVVITAIVTTVLVKGIRESSGFNTAMVVIKVAIVLLVIVLGAMYVNPANWQPFAPFGYSGFSIFGRTVLGEVGAGGAPVGVLAGAAMIFFAYIGFDSISTHAEEAINPQRDVPIALIASLVICTILYIAVATVITGMVPYDQINIDAPVSNAFKQVGIGWAQFLVSLGAITGITSVLLVMMLSQPRIFLAMARDGLLPKNVFGAIHEKYRTPWKSTILTGVFVSILAAFLPLRLLAELVNIGTLFAFVVVCAAVLIMRKKHPEAHRPFRAPLVPFVPLAGIFTCLLLMFSLPAENWVRLIAWLLIGLCIYFFYGRRHSELRRQQQ; this comes from the coding sequence GTGAAACATCTGTTCAGAAAAAAAACGCTTGCCGTTCTTCTCGAAGAGGTTCAGGGTGAAAACCGGCTGAAAAGGATTCTCGGACCGGTAGCCCTCACCAGTCTTGGGGTCGGCGCGATTATCGGCACCGGCATTTTTGTGCTGATCGGCGTTGCCGCTCATGATAAAGCCGGTCCTGCCGTTACCCTTTCGTTTGCCATAGCCGGTCTTGCCTGTATTTTTGCCGCCCTCTGCTACGCCGAGTTTGCATCGATGGCGCCGGTGGCCGGTTCAGCCTATACTTACGCCTATGCCACGCTCGGCGAACTGTTCGCATGGATTATCGGCTGGGATCTTATTCTTGAGTATGCCGTTGCATCGGCAACGGTAGCGCACGGCTGGTCGCACTATTTTCAGGACTTTATCGGAATATTCGGGCTTGGGGTGCCTGAACTCCTGTCGCGGGCACCGCTCGATTTCGATCCTGCCACCGGAATGCTCACAGGAACCGGCGCACTGTTCGATCTTCCGGCAGTGGTTATTACTGCCATTGTGACGACGGTGCTGGTTAAGGGAATCAGGGAGAGTTCCGGGTTCAATACGGCCATGGTGGTGATCAAGGTGGCTATTGTTCTTCTTGTGATTGTTCTCGGCGCCATGTATGTCAACCCGGCCAACTGGCAGCCCTTTGCTCCCTTCGGGTATTCCGGCTTCAGCATTTTCGGAAGAACCGTGCTTGGAGAGGTCGGGGCAGGAGGAGCTCCCGTTGGGGTGCTTGCCGGTGCGGCCATGATTTTCTTTGCCTATATAGGATTCGATTCCATTTCAACCCACGCAGAAGAGGCAATCAACCCGCAGCGCGATGTGCCGATTGCCCTCATCGCATCATTGGTTATTTGTACCATACTCTACATTGCCGTTGCTACCGTGATAACCGGTATGGTTCCTTACGATCAGATCAATATTGATGCGCCGGTCTCCAACGCTTTCAAGCAGGTTGGTATCGGATGGGCTCAGTTTCTCGTCTCTCTGGGAGCGATAACCGGCATAACCTCGGTGCTGCTGGTCATGATGCTCAGTCAGCCACGCATTTTTCTTGCCATGGCTCGAGACGGACTCTTACCGAAAAACGTCTTTGGCGCCATTCACGAAAAGTACAGGACACCCTGGAAATCAACCATTCTTACCGGCGTTTTCGTGTCGATTCTCGCTGCATTTCTTCCACTGCGCCTCCTTGCCGAACTGGTCAATATCGGCACGCTCTTTGCATTTGTCGTTGTCTGTGCAGCGGTGCTTATCATGCGCAAAAAACATCCTGAAGCTCATCGTCCTTTCCGCGCGCCGCTTGTTCCCTTTGTTCCTCTTGCCGGTATATTCACCTGTCTTCTTCTGATGTTTTCACTTCCTGCCGAAAACTGGGTACGGCTTATCGCATGGCTTCTGATCGGCCTGTGCATCTACTTCTTTTACGGAAGGCGCCACAGCGAGCTGCGACGCCAGCAGCAGTAA